CCTCTTCATCTTATTGATCTCTTCTGCTTTCTGCGCTAAGGTCATCGATATTGAGTGAAGTATCAACGCGTTCACGGTCAAAACTGCCCACAGGGAAAAACGTCGTGGTTATGGGTGGGTATCTGCCCCTCTGCATTATGTTTGTGTGGCGGCGCCTGCCTGGCATTGTTCCGCTGGGCAACGTTGTGGATAACGTCTCTAGAAAATGCTATAGCTAATGTTTCTAGCTAGTGCTTTAGCTAATGTTTCTTGTTAATGTTACAAGAGAATGTCCCTATACAATGTCTCTAGCCATTGCTTCTAGAcaatgttgaaaaatgtttccaAAAACGTTTCTAGATTTTTTTCTGGACACTATTTCCTTAGCTAATGTATGCACCATATTTCTTCTAGCTACCTTTCTAGAAGATGATACTTTTTCAAGATGCATTTCTAGCTATTGCTTTTAGAGCCCCTAGCTAATGTGTCTACCTAATGTTTCTAGAGAACGTGTGGAATATGGTAATTGatgattataataataatggtgatttaaattgtttttattttataatacatTATAATTCATACTTGTGTCCAcacatttgtttgtttctgcgtaataataaaaaaaagtgtTAGGGCTGAATTATATTGAATCATAGCTGGAGCTTCCCGTGTCTTTATTCAAAGGGAGATGTGCATTTGTAAAAGACATTTGGATGTAATTCACTAGTGAGGATGTGTGCGTGTAATGCCCTGACCAGTGTGTGCTTGCAGGCGAGGTGGGCTGTGGTAAGACCACCCTGGTGGCCCGACTGCAGGGTGTGGAAGAGTACACAAAGGGGCGGGGCTTGGAGTATCTCTACTTCCACGTTCACGATGAGGATGTAGATGGTAAGAACAATGGGTGGGAGGCTATTTGCAAATGGTGGCTCCACCCCTACGTGCTCCACCCCAACGTGTGCTCCACCCCCGTATGCTCCACCCCCCAAGCTCCACCCCTGTATGCTCCACCCCCCATGCTCCACTCCTGTATGCTCCATGTGCTTAGCAGTGAGTGGTATGTTGTCCTCTGAGAACCTACAGCACAGACTGATGGAACATGTAGTTTaaatgtcatttatttattgGGTGCATCATTTCTTTTAAAGTGTATTAAAATGTTTACATGGCATCATGCATTGGAACAGCTGCTGTCCCCTGTACATGAACTGTTGTTGAATGTTGCGTGCTTGTCCAGGTCTGTGCTCTGAGCTTTTCCATCGAGCCATTATGAACGGTGTTGTGTAGAGTGCATGACGTATGAGTCTGGGTTACGGACACGACTGTGACAGGCACAATTATGGTACTGCAGTTACCACGGCAACACTTTACACTGAAACTTTACACTGAAAGCAAATGCAAAGAGATTACAAGAATGGCATCACAAAGATAATATTGGTTTCAGAAATGGTTCAGCTTATAGTTCTGAATCTGCTCATAAAAACATGCAACTAACATGTAATTACCCTTAAGTGCAGTACTTTAAACATGCATGCTCCATGGTTGATGTAATCCATCACAGTTTTACCATGTTTTCAGTTTTATGTGATTATTTTAAACAGCCAATGGAAAGTCTCAGTTATGAATACGTCTCGTCATGTGACAAGGACTCCGCACACAGCATTTGAGTCCTGCCTCTATTTGCAGACCACGCACGGTGTAACGCATGGGTGCTAGACGGGGACCTCTATCACAAAGGCCTGCAGAAGTTTGCCATGTTGCCGGAGAACTTGGCTGACTCCCTGGCTGTGTTCGTAGTGGACCTGTCGCGCCCCTGGCTGGCCATGGACTCCCTGCAGAAGTGGGCCAGCGTGGTGCGGGACTACCTGGACAGGCTCAGAGTGCCTCCAGAGACCATGAGAGAGCTGGAGCTCAGACGTAAGTACCAACCTGGGCTACGGATACTGGCACAGGGTAGGACAGTGTAGGGTTGCATGATCGTGTCATTGGGCAATGTATGGGCGGGTCACAGAACCATGTAGACTGTGTATGGGCGGGTCACAGGGCAATGTAGGGGCGGGTCACAGAACAGTGAAGGGGCGGGTCACTGGACCATGTAGACTGTGTATGGGCGGGTCACAGGACAGTAGGGGCGGGTCACTGGACCATGTAGACTGTGTATGGGCGGGTCACAGGACAgtaggggcgggggggggggggtggcgaacgtacaacgtgttttttcaatagccctgaaataaatgctacggttttgttttggtccgtatccagttaatcaggaatgagattgggtccggacaggactgcgttcgggtccggatccggaccgcggtccgccagttgagtacccctgatgtAGACTGTGTATGGGCGGGTCACAGGACAGTAGGGGCAGGTCACTGGACCATGTAGACTGTATGGGCGGGTCACAGGACAGTAGGGGCGGGTCACTGGACCATGTAGACTGTGTATGGGTGGGTCACAAGACAGTGTAGGGGCGGGTCACTGGACCATGTAGACTGTGTATGGGCAGGTCACAGGACAGTGTAGGGGCAGGTCACTGGACCATGTAGACTGTGTATGGGCGGGTCACAGGACAGTAGGGGTGGGTCACTGGACCATGTAGGCTGTGTATGGGTGGGTCACAAGACAGTGTAGGGGCGGGTCACTGGATCATGTAGACTGTGTATGGGCAGGTCACTGGACCATGTAGACTGTGTATGGGCGGGTCGCAGGACAGTGTGAGGCGGGTCACAGGACAGATGTAGGAGCGGATCACTGGACAGAGTTGGAGTGGGTCACAGGACCGTGTGAGGCAGGTCATAGGACAGTGTATGGGCGGGTCATAGGACAATGTATGGGCGGgtcacaggaccatgtgaggtGGGTCACAGGACAGTTTAAGGCGGGTCACAGGAACGTGTGATCCTGTTACTGGGATGCTGTACTGGGTGTGTGTCCTTGTTTGGCAATGAGCCATTCCATAAAAGAAAAGGGTAAAATAAATGACTAAAAGAACTCATCTGCCACCTCACCCTGCACAACCTCTGTCCTCTGCCATCATTGCCCTCACCAATATAAACACtggaaaaaacacaaaaaatctaTTATTTTGATTTTCCCCATTTTCTCTGTTAGAGACGCAATGAACAAAAGATAAAATGTACAAACAATACTGTGAACAAAAGATGTTGTTTTTAAGCATTTATCCATGATGGGTAAAATTCGTATAAGACTATAGAAACATTTCCCTCAGATCAGCACTAATTAAACCAGCTAGCTGTTGGTCATGTGACAGTACTATACTATGTCAGTAAGTATAAGGTTATTTTTGCTTATAATTTACATAATATCAGTTCATAATATGTTGGTTTTGCTGGTAATACACTGcacggatgtgtgtgtgtgtacctgtgtgtgcgcTTGTAGTGGTGAAACAGTTTCAGGAATATGTGGAACCAGGGAGTGATGTGGAAGCCTTGCCCCAGAGGAGAAACCCTGACTCTGAGGAGGAGTGTGTCGTACTCCCTCTGGGagacaacacactcacacacaacctgGGTATTCCGCTGGTGGTGGTCTGCACTAAGGTAAGACATTACCCTACCAGGCCTCCATCTGGGGCCTTCACATGACCTGTGGACTCAGATCTAGGGTTAGAGTAACAGTTAGTGGACTcagatctagggttagggtaacgGTTAGTGGACTcagatctagggttagggtaagggttagTACATTGATCATTTAAAAACTGTAGCCATAGTATCAGTATTTTAATAATgctgtttttaataaaatactcttattttataaaaaatactatttttaaataaaacatttgtcATTCCctgcttctccctctctccctccatctctctctccctccatctctccctctctctctgtgtcagtGTGATGCCATCAGCACATTGGAGAAGGAACACGAATACAGAGATGAGCACTTAGACTTCATCCAGTCACACATCCGTCGCTTCTGCCTGCAGTGTATCCTTCAGAATCACACCCTCCTACACACTaatcctaacccctaacacacactcatacacacttacCCTATCCCCACCACGCTCTTGTACACAATATCCCTAACCCCAAACACATAACCACTAACCTGTAGGACTAGGGACCCAACTAACCCATTCACCCCCCACACACGAACCCATTTACCCTGTccaacacatacactcacccattatctctcccccccctcaaaacacacacacacacacacacacacacacacacacacactcactcactccttcacaCCGGAGTGACGTTGTGGCTCTTGACCTGCAGCCCACAGATGGTGCCGCGTTGCTCTACACGTCCATGAAGGAGAATAAGAACTTGGACGTGTTATATAAGTACCTCATCCACAGGTTATATGGCTTCCCCTTCCACCTCCCCGCCCAGGTGGTGGAGAAGGACTCTGTGTTTATGTAAGAGTCTCATCATCTAAAAGGCAAAATAAGCACATGGCATCAGATTTTCAGACATCAGATTAGTTTGAAGCATCTTCTTGTACTATGCTTCACAGTCACCATCCTGTTCAGGAAttataaatgtttgtatacaAGATTCTGCTGTGTTGTGGTGGTAGTTGCTGACTAAGTGTTGTCTGTGGGGTTTGATTTTCAGTCCATCAGGATGGGACAATGAAAAAAAGATCGCAATCCTACACGAAAATTTCCAGACAGTAAAAGCAGATGATAACTTTGAAGATGTGATAGTGAAGCCAGCAGTTCGGAAGGTGAGaacttcctctcctcccatgACTGGCTTAAGTACACTTACACCAGTGTGTTTAGCGGTGTGTTTACCGGTGTGTGAACCAGTGTGATAACTAATGTGTTAAACTGTCTTCCAGTTTGTACATGAGAAGGAGATCCAAGCAGAAGATGACCAAGCGTTTCTGGTGAAGTTACAGGTACTGGTAAAGTTACAGGCAATGGTGTATAGGTAATATAGGTGTATAGGTAATGTAGGTGTATAGGTAATACAGGTGTATAGATAATACAGGTGTGTAGGTAATACAGGTAGGTAATGTAGGAGTATAGGTAATGTAGGAGTATAGGTAATGTAGGAGTATAGGTAATACAGGTGTGTAGGTAATCTAGATGTATATGTAATACAGGTGTATATGTAATACAGGTGTATAGGtaatgtaggtgtgtaggtaatgTAGGTGTATAGGTAATACAGGTGTGTAGGTAATGTAGGAGTATAGGTAATGTAGGAGTATAGGTAATGTAGGAGTATAGGTAATACAGGTGTGTAGGTAATACAGGTGTGTAGGTAATCTAGATGTATATGTAATACAGGTGTATATGTAATACAGgtgtatatgtaatataggtGTATAGGtaatgtaggtgtgtaggtaataCAGGTGTATAGGTAATATAGATGTGTAGGTAATACAGGTGTATAGGTAATATAGGTGTATAGGTAGTGGTTTTGCCAAGCGTGATACAGACACCAGCTGCTGTTTCCTTGATTGTTGTCTGTTTTGGTGTCTTTCTGAAAACAAGCTGGCCTGTAGTGTTTTTGCCAAACAATAATTTCTGCAGACAGAACTGTAATGACCTGAAAGTATGTCATAAAGTAGCATCCACAATTAGAACATAAAGCCTCTTTGAAAACATGTTCCTCCGTTCATAAATCATGAATCTCCAGGACTACAGCACCTGTCACAGTTGCGTCTCCTCCCGTCCCGGGCCTGAGGGAGTAGTCATGTCCCGCCAGTCTCTCACATGCCAGGATCTGTCAGCTCTGTACGATACAATGAGAGACATTAGAAAAACGTTACATTTGAGTGTTTCATTTTCTGATTTGAATTTAATTTGTGTTTTAGACTCTGTTGGCTAAACAGCCTCCAGTTACCACAGGAAGGCCAGTGGTAAGTATTTAATACAGAGTACTGTTTACAGTTATGAAACGGTCCATCCTTTTATGACCATGGCCTGACCAATGTGTTCCTtctatgtgtatgcatgtgtgtttgtgtacctgtgtgtgtatgtgtgtgtgtgtgtgtgtgtgtgtgtatgtgtgcgtgtgcgtgtatgtgttaGGATGCCTCAAACAGAGCTCCCACCGGCTCTCCTAGGACAACCAACCGCTCAGCAACGGCCAATGTGGCCAACGTCATGCAATCAGGTACCAAGAAGATTGATCACAACATGAAAGGTGTGTATGAGAGCTGTGTGTTGAGGATGTGTACTCCATcgatactctctctctcactctctctctctctatttcactctatctcactgtctcttatttctctttgtctctgtccCTCTTCCACTGGATTtttcactcactctttctctctagtGCTGTGTGTTGTGCCCTGACTGTAGGGGGCGATGACACATACCCCCGCCTTTCCCCAGGCTCTTTAGATGGATCTTCAGACTGCTGTGCCCTGTCAATAGTCACCAGAGTCCCTCCACAGTTCAACTCTCTACATACTTCAGCCAGTCAGTTCCACCCAGGCAGGCGTGTCCGGGCTGGACTGGGGATGCCTGACTGCGAGATGTGCGCTCTGTGTCTTACACAAGCTTCATTCAGTGTAGCGATAAGGAACACGTAGTTTGAGTGGGAGGGGAACAGGGTTAGGACTCTGCTACGAACGTCATCCACTTCCAATTGTTCATGTTTTTTTCTATATAGTTTCGCTAAACCTTGTTGAGTTTAGCTGGAAGGTGTTTTCGAGTCTGTGTAAGGGAGACTTGTTTGTCTGATTGTGTTTTCTGATTGAGTTTGTCTCCTTCCAATGGCAGGTGGTCAGACCAGCGAGGGCGTGCTGGCTAACTTCTTCAACAGCCTCCTGACTAAGAAAGCAGCGTCGCCGGCCACAGGGGGACAGTCCACCGGGGGTGGGAGCACCACTCCTGGCACAGTACGCAAGTCCGGTAGGAGCCCATCACCACCAGGATCAACACAGACTGCAGCTTTCCTTCAAATAGAAATGCACATATAGGGCTATAACAGACCTACCATATGATAGAGGTTCAGAATTACAGTACTgtattacagtactgtattcataatacatacagtattagaaataaacataaataaattattaGAAACAGgcatacagtattataaataaaAGCACAGTATTATAAATAGGTGTACATTCTAAATAAAGGTACAATGTTATAAACAGAGGTACAGCATAACAAATGGACACTGATTAACATCATGTTCCAACTAAACTTTTATCTGTTTTCAAAACTGGAGAATTTCTAAAATTACTCCAAAATGGCTGTATTATAAACAGATATACAGTATTTTAAATATAGGTACAGTATTATAAACGGATGTACAGTATTATCAATACACATTATTG
This Brachyhypopomus gauderio isolate BG-103 chromosome 6, BGAUD_0.2, whole genome shotgun sequence DNA region includes the following protein-coding sequences:
- the dync1li1 gene encoding cytoplasmic dynein 1 light intermediate chain 1 isoform X1 → MATAGRATLLSAGLHVNNTTTESPNPEEDDGQNLWSSILSEVSTRSRSKLPTGKNVVVMGEVGCGKTTLVARLQGVEEYTKGRGLEYLYFHVHDEDVDDHARCNAWVLDGDLYHKGLQKFAMLPENLADSLAVFVVDLSRPWLAMDSLQKWASVVRDYLDRLRVPPETMRELELRLVKQFQEYVEPGSDVEALPQRRNPDSEEECVVLPLGDNTLTHNLGIPLVVVCTKCDAISTLEKEHEYRDEHLDFIQSHIRRFCLQYGAALLYTSMKENKNLDVLYKYLIHRLYGFPFHLPAQVVEKDSVFIPSGWDNEKKIAILHENFQTVKADDNFEDVIVKPAVRKFVHEKEIQAEDDQAFLVKLQTLLAKQPPVTTGRPVDASNRAPTGSPRTTNRSATANVANVMQSGTKKIDHNMKGGQTSEGVLANFFNSLLTKKAASPATGGQSTGGGSTTPGTVRKSGSKPGLSDVQAELDRISSKSDLDSSAPNATTPPAENDES
- the dync1li1 gene encoding cytoplasmic dynein 1 light intermediate chain 1 isoform X2; its protein translation is MATAGRATLLSAGLHVNNTTTESPNPEEDDGQNLWSSILSEVSTRSRSKLPTGKNVVVMGEVGCGKTTLVARLQGVEEYTKGRGLEYLYFHVHDEDVDDHARCNAWVLDGDLYHKGLQKFAMLPENLADSLAVFVVDLSRPWLAMDSLQKWASVVRDYLDRLRVPPETMRELELRLVKQFQEYVEPGSDVEALPQRRNPDSEEECVVLPLGDNTLTHNLGIPLVVVCTKCDAISTLEKEHEYRDEHLDFIQSHIRRFCLQYGAALLYTSMKENKNLDVLYKYLIHRLYGFPFHLPAQVVEKDSVFIPSGWDNEKKIAILHENFQTVKADDNFEDVIVKPAVRKFVHEKEIQAEDDQAFLVKLQTLLAKQPPVTTGRPVDASNRAPTGSPRTTNRSATANVANVMQSGGQTSEGVLANFFNSLLTKKAASPATGGQSTGGGSTTPGTVRKSGSKPGLSDVQAELDRISSKSDLDSSAPNATTPPAENDES
- the dync1li1 gene encoding cytoplasmic dynein 1 light intermediate chain 1 isoform X3 gives rise to the protein MTDRIYGEVGCGKTTLVARLQGVEEYTKGRGLEYLYFHVHDEDVDDHARCNAWVLDGDLYHKGLQKFAMLPENLADSLAVFVVDLSRPWLAMDSLQKWASVVRDYLDRLRVPPETMRELELRLVKQFQEYVEPGSDVEALPQRRNPDSEEECVVLPLGDNTLTHNLGIPLVVVCTKCDAISTLEKEHEYRDEHLDFIQSHIRRFCLQYGAALLYTSMKENKNLDVLYKYLIHRLYGFPFHLPAQVVEKDSVFIPSGWDNEKKIAILHENFQTVKADDNFEDVIVKPAVRKFVHEKEIQAEDDQAFLVKLQTLLAKQPPVTTGRPVDASNRAPTGSPRTTNRSATANVANVMQSGTKKIDHNMKGGQTSEGVLANFFNSLLTKKAASPATGGQSTGGGSTTPGTVRKSGSKPGLSDVQAELDRISSKSDLDSSAPNATTPPAENDES
- the dync1li1 gene encoding cytoplasmic dynein 1 light intermediate chain 1 isoform X4, producing MSLGYGHDCDRHNYDHARCNAWVLDGDLYHKGLQKFAMLPENLADSLAVFVVDLSRPWLAMDSLQKWASVVRDYLDRLRVPPETMRELELRLVKQFQEYVEPGSDVEALPQRRNPDSEEECVVLPLGDNTLTHNLGIPLVVVCTKCDAISTLEKEHEYRDEHLDFIQSHIRRFCLQYGAALLYTSMKENKNLDVLYKYLIHRLYGFPFHLPAQVVEKDSVFIPSGWDNEKKIAILHENFQTVKADDNFEDVIVKPAVRKFVHEKEIQAEDDQAFLVKLQTLLAKQPPVTTGRPVDASNRAPTGSPRTTNRSATANVANVMQSGTKKIDHNMKGGQTSEGVLANFFNSLLTKKAASPATGGQSTGGGSTTPGTVRKSGSKPGLSDVQAELDRISSKSDLDSSAPNATTPPAENDES